A portion of the Nitrospinota bacterium genome contains these proteins:
- a CDS encoding lytic transglycosylase domain-containing protein — protein sequence MRGYRALCGILAVCAIALSAPAARADILKFTDEEGVLHFTDRGVSGKHEVFIRAHAPLPRSVMYDANRWRYMPLVRAAAVEHGVDAGFIACVIEAESGFNPGAVSAAGARGLMQLMPSTAMRYRVDNPFDPASNILGGTRHLKSLLQKYRGSMKLALAAYNAGEDAVAKYNGIPPFRETREYVAKILQRYNKSAALSDDAGARKKIYRYTASDGSILLTDTPRARKEFN from the coding sequence ATGAGAGGTTATAGGGCGTTATGCGGCATATTGGCGGTCTGCGCCATCGCCCTGTCCGCTCCGGCCGCCCGCGCCGACATCCTGAAATTCACCGACGAAGAAGGGGTGCTCCATTTTACCGACCGCGGAGTGTCCGGCAAACACGAGGTCTTCATACGCGCGCACGCGCCGCTTCCCCGTTCCGTGATGTACGATGCCAACCGCTGGCGCTATATGCCGCTGGTGCGCGCCGCGGCGGTGGAGCATGGCGTGGACGCCGGGTTTATCGCCTGCGTCATCGAAGCGGAGAGCGGGTTCAACCCGGGCGCGGTATCGGCCGCCGGGGCGCGGGGGCTGATGCAACTGATGCCCTCCACCGCCATGCGGTACCGGGTGGATAACCCGTTCGACCCGGCATCGAACATTCTCGGCGGCACCCGCCATCTCAAGTCGCTTTTGCAAAAATACCGCGGGAGCATGAAGCTGGCATTGGCCGCCTACAACGCGGGGGAAGACGCGGTGGCCAAATACAACGGCATTCCCCCCTTCCGCGAAACGCGGGAATATGTGGCCAAAATCCTCCAACGCTACAACAAGTCCGCCGCGCTTTCCGATGACGCGGGCGCGAGGAAAAAAATTTACCGGTATACCGCCAGCGACGGCTCCATCCTCCTCACCGACACGCCACGCGCGCGGAAGGAGTTCAATTGA
- a CDS encoding MotA/TolQ/ExbB proton channel family protein — protein MGVMVVRNGLLSAVAFFLFAAPPAFASPFSDDPFWIAGVFAKGGFMMWPILFCSILAVAIFIERFISLRRSNIIHPQFINEVRAHWEKHDFAQALKVCRKHDVPISRILRAGLLRADLGVLETERAVEGAGGHEATWLISRLRGLGVIASITPMLGLLGTVSGLIRSFGAIATSGPGNPSLVAGGVAEALIATAAGLMVGILALGGYHFLRGRTERLILEMEEVSIDLIEGLLEHFITEKKTGGMANEVP, from the coding sequence ATGGGGGTAATGGTAGTGCGCAACGGGCTTTTATCCGCCGTGGCGTTTTTCCTGTTCGCCGCTCCCCCGGCATTCGCGAGTCCGTTTTCGGACGACCCTTTCTGGATCGCCGGCGTTTTTGCCAAAGGGGGCTTCATGATGTGGCCCATCCTTTTTTGTTCCATTCTCGCGGTGGCGATTTTCATCGAACGGTTTATCAGCCTGCGGCGGAGCAACATCATCCATCCGCAGTTCATCAATGAAGTACGGGCGCACTGGGAAAAACACGATTTTGCCCAGGCGCTCAAGGTCTGCCGCAAACATGACGTGCCGATCAGCCGCATCCTGCGCGCCGGACTGCTGCGCGCCGACCTCGGCGTTTTGGAGACCGAACGCGCGGTGGAAGGGGCCGGCGGCCACGAGGCGACTTGGCTTATCTCCCGTCTGCGCGGGCTGGGAGTGATCGCCAGCATCACCCCGATGCTCGGCCTGCTCGGCACGGTCTCCGGGCTGATCCGCTCCTTCGGCGCCATCGCCACCAGCGGCCCCGGCAATCCTTCGCTGGTGGCCGGCGGCGTGGCGGAGGCGCTCATCGCCACCGCGGCCGGGCTTATGGTCGGCATCCTCGCGCTGGGGGGGTATCATTTTCTGCGGGGACGGACCGAGCGGCTTATCCTGGAAATGGAAGAGGTGTCCATTGACCTGATTGAAGGGCTTTTGGAGCACTTCATCACCGAAAAGAAAACGGGCGGGATGGCCAATGAAGTTCCTTAA
- a CDS encoding biopolymer transporter ExbD: MKFLKSGEEDFSLQIINLVDVVLVLLVFFMVTTSYVGFASRLDIQLPDAKAGAAAGQNRSFTIEISGEGKIYFDGKESTKEEIEAALRQTPGAKSSVIIRADKRLFYGLAVEIMGICRAAGISDIGLAVI, from the coding sequence ATGAAGTTCCTTAAGTCCGGGGAAGAGGACTTTTCGCTCCAAATCATCAATCTGGTCGACGTGGTGCTGGTGCTCCTCGTCTTTTTCATGGTCACCACCTCATACGTCGGGTTCGCCTCGCGCCTCGACATCCAGCTCCCCGATGCCAAGGCGGGCGCCGCCGCCGGCCAAAACCGCTCCTTCACCATTGAGATCAGCGGCGAAGGAAAAATATATTTTGACGGCAAAGAGAGCACCAAGGAGGAAATCGAAGCGGCGCTGCGGCAAACCCCCGGCGCCAAGAGTTCCGTCATCATCCGCGCCGATAAAAGGCTCTTCTACGGCTTGGCCGTCGAGATCATGGGCATTTGCCGCGCCGCCGGGATCAGCGACATCGGGCTGGCGGTGATATGA
- a CDS encoding GAF domain-containing protein, whose amino-acid sequence MSFEQSLPRLLTPLAQANSEETARAALKTFLAELVSAAGMDAGWARIRCRHAEIAIGAESGEGLYHFCFGGLEAPACACRAAIETGGPQWVEETQSDFCKKNGFATVVCAPVMHEGECLGFLFLASRQAKEANLPLLETVAQHVGLMAARVRDAAVMEKRLKTLQTISRVGTFIASQLTLRELTQAVVEHLGKVLRTDRVNIVLYHPKEEKLEFIASWISGEGRGEPESYPLSDGMNSWIVRNRRPLLIKEDSEKECAAMGIRHGGKPAKSWLGVPMPQSGRIVGVLSVQCYGEAGLYDQTSVEMLSLVAQQVAVAVVNAQLYEAGDKREKEKQRLYHSLTHDLISFVTPVNGYGELVRRMDDHTLIARKEEIGKQIVSAGKKIAAFVDDILLYGKLEAGRLAISPMPVNIYKIIDASVSNFYSELTMRKIELYVEGKRWAEGAGVNCPQKIVNCDILHIERVLNNCIQNAMKHAKNKVAVSTRLDSNDLYCTVEDDGEGMPSGEIPHVFDEYWQANQAKKGVGLGLPSVKRIVEQHGGKVAVDTDTGKGFRFTFTLPLTRPS is encoded by the coding sequence ATGAGTTTCGAACAAAGCCTGCCGCGCCTCCTCACGCCGCTGGCCCAAGCCAACAGCGAAGAAACCGCCCGCGCCGCGCTAAAAACCTTTTTGGCCGAACTGGTTTCCGCCGCCGGCATGGATGCCGGCTGGGCCCGCATCCGCTGCCGCCACGCTGAAATCGCCATCGGCGCCGAATCGGGCGAAGGGTTGTACCACTTCTGCTTTGGCGGGCTGGAAGCCCCCGCCTGCGCCTGCCGCGCGGCCATTGAGACCGGCGGCCCGCAATGGGTGGAAGAGACCCAAAGCGATTTCTGCAAAAAGAACGGCTTCGCCACCGTTGTCTGCGCGCCGGTAATGCATGAAGGGGAATGCCTCGGCTTTCTTTTTCTCGCCAGCCGCCAGGCAAAAGAGGCCAACCTGCCGTTGCTGGAGACCGTGGCGCAACACGTGGGGCTGATGGCGGCGCGCGTGCGCGACGCGGCGGTGATGGAAAAGCGGCTCAAAACCTTGCAGACCATCAGCCGCGTCGGGACATTCATCGCCTCGCAGCTTACGCTGCGCGAGCTGACGCAGGCGGTGGTGGAGCATCTGGGGAAAGTGCTGCGCACCGACCGGGTGAACATCGTCCTTTACCACCCGAAAGAGGAAAAGCTGGAATTCATCGCCAGCTGGATATCCGGCGAGGGGCGCGGGGAGCCGGAGAGCTACCCCTTAAGCGACGGCATGAACAGCTGGATAGTCCGCAACCGCCGCCCGTTGCTGATAAAAGAAGACAGCGAAAAGGAATGCGCCGCGATGGGCATCCGCCACGGCGGCAAGCCGGCCAAATCGTGGCTTGGCGTGCCGATGCCGCAAAGCGGCCGCATCGTCGGCGTTCTCTCCGTGCAGTGCTACGGCGAAGCGGGGCTGTACGACCAGACCTCGGTGGAAATGTTGAGCCTCGTCGCCCAACAGGTGGCGGTGGCGGTGGTGAACGCGCAACTCTACGAAGCGGGGGATAAGCGCGAAAAGGAAAAACAGCGGCTCTACCACTCCCTCACGCACGACCTCATATCGTTCGTCACGCCGGTGAACGGCTACGGCGAACTGGTCCGCCGCATGGACGACCATACCCTTATCGCCCGCAAAGAGGAAATCGGCAAGCAGATCGTCAGCGCCGGCAAAAAAATCGCCGCTTTCGTGGACGATATTTTGCTCTACGGCAAGTTGGAGGCGGGGCGGCTCGCCATCTCCCCCATGCCGGTAAACATCTACAAAATTATCGATGCGTCGGTTTCCAATTTCTATTCCGAACTCACCATGCGGAAGATAGAACTCTACGTGGAAGGCAAGCGCTGGGCCGAAGGGGCCGGCGTCAACTGCCCGCAAAAAATAGTGAACTGCGACATCCTGCACATCGAGCGGGTGCTGAACAACTGCATCCAGAACGCCATGAAACACGCGAAGAACAAGGTGGCGGTGAGCACCCGGCTGGACAGCAACGACCTTTACTGTACGGTGGAAGACGATGGCGAGGGGATGCCGAGCGGCGAGATCCCCCACGTTTTCGACGAATACTGGCAGGCCAACCAGGCGAAGAAGGGGGTTGGCCTCGGTCTTCCTTCCGTGAAACGGATAGTCGAACAGCACGGCGGCAAGGTGGCGGTCGACACCGATACCGGCAAAGGCTTCCGCTTCACCTTCACCCTCCCGCTCACCCGCCCTTCCTGA
- a CDS encoding Hsp20/alpha crystallin family protein, which produces MKVKNIVPFRKEREEGLARREQDPFYALQESMNRLFSDFMGGFSRFPLMPREMRDMAASPHLDVSEDEKAVLVTAELPGMGEKDVELLLTEKTLTIKGEKKMEKEDEGRDYYRSERIYGAFCRSVTLPAPIDRDKVDATFKNGVLKVTLPKTGEAIQATKKIEIKTG; this is translated from the coding sequence ATGAAAGTGAAAAACATTGTTCCTTTCAGGAAGGAAAGGGAGGAGGGACTGGCCCGGCGCGAACAGGATCCATTCTATGCGCTTCAAGAGAGCATGAACCGGCTGTTCAGCGATTTCATGGGCGGTTTCAGCCGCTTCCCGCTGATGCCCCGTGAAATGCGGGACATGGCGGCTTCGCCGCATCTTGACGTGAGCGAAGACGAGAAGGCGGTCTTGGTCACCGCCGAACTCCCCGGCATGGGCGAGAAGGACGTGGAACTGCTCCTCACCGAAAAGACCTTGACGATAAAGGGCGAAAAGAAGATGGAGAAAGAGGATGAGGGCAGGGACTATTACCGCAGTGAGCGGATCTATGGGGCTTTCTGCCGGAGCGTGACGCTCCCGGCGCCCATTGACCGCGACAAGGTGGATGCCACGTTCAAGAACGGCGTGCTGAAAGTGACTTTGCCCA